The nucleotide sequence GATACTAATCTAAAGCGTTTCGATGGGTGTACCGTTGCCATAGTTACATCACCAGAATTCTATTTGCGAACGTCTATTTAGCATATTCTGACTACAATTTGTTATGTGACTTTTATTCTTAGCAAAACGCTGTAATACCGTACAAATGCTTATATGTGATAAATGAACACCACTCTTCCCTTTTTCCAAATCTTAATTATGGGGCTTAGACTAAATCCCTCCCATAATTCGCACAGGGGTTTAAGTGGCAAAAACAAAGTAGACCTGACTACTACTTGTTGAGTTCGTTGACTGGCAGAGGCAGAGGGTAGGAAGGCCTGCTTTGCATCAGTACACCGGGCACAGTCAGAAACACTCAGAACATACGTGATATTTTATCACTTGTACACAAAATCACGACACAGACACAGCACAGACACCTATATCACATACTTACTCGCTTTGGGTCTGGCTCTGTTCGCGTGCGTGCAGTGTGCGtgtcactgaacacacacacatgaacacacaaactGCACAAAAACGCTACGTGCAATTGCCTGTTTTCTGACTGAACTGAGGGATCCTCTTGGCGTAGGTCCAAGTGACTGTGCAGAAACctaagatttagtttttttttttttataaaatggctACAGTTATGAATAATGCAATATAAGCTATTCTCGCTACAACACCTGCTAGTTGAAAACAACGCAACTGTGCTATAGTGCGTAGTTCAGTTCCTCTGGTGATACAGAAGACTAGCCTACGAAAAACAGAATAAATCACCTAAGTTGCACCTCTGATATCCTTGTTCCTCAAATAAATTATTCTCGTTATTTACACAGGTTTTACAGGTCTgatatcaaaaaatattttcctgGTAAATAAGCATTTCTATTTCTTGAAGCTCGTGTTAACCTTTTACTTTTATTCCCTACACGAAACAAGTCTATTCATCCAAGCGAAACGTGCAGCGGGGAAacacctctccctctctctctctctgtttaaatcttcATGCACTCACTCCATTAACAGTCTATCCCTTTCTTCTCAGTTTTAGCATCCTTTCTTCCGTGTCATCACCCGTTCCCGTTGTCCAGGGTTAAGAAGACCGAAAGCAGGTCTTTAGTTGCAGACTGAGATGTCTGTTTGAATTGATTTATGCCGAACAAGCAGCTTGCCGGGCACGACTACAAATGTTATTCCTTGAGCTGCCTCTCTTATTTCTTCCGTTCGTTTGTTCCCCTCCCTTTTTTTCTGTCGATGTTTTTGTTTGGTAAATCTGTATTTCCATGCAATTTATTCCTTAATCTAATGGTGACATGGGATCCCTCGGTGCTGTTCCCTCCCTTCAGCTCTTTAAAGGAAAGGTGGCAGCTGGTGCCCCCTCCCCAAACCCCACCCTGTGCCATTTAACCATATACACGCCAAGAAACAAACCTGTCGCTATTTCCGGCATTCATACGTGATTtttaaaaagttcttaaaaaaaaaaaacaatatcccaAACACATTCATTAACCCATCCCTTAATAATGCAgaattatattttagaaataaataaatgaataaatagggCTATTAATAGCtagatgtttatttaaaatattatacaagaAATTATACAGAAAGTGAAATAAATGGCACAAAGATTAGCTCTACTTACATGTCGACCTGTTGGCCAGCAGGAATGTTTCTTTTGCCTCGGTCATTGTGTTCCCAGGGGCCATAAATTACCAGTGTAAATCTATAACCCTGATCTCAGTCCATACTGATACATGTCTCCTTCTCATGGGTGTTCCAAAACAAGACGGCGGGATTTGTGTCTGTGTGAAAATGGCAACAACACTACACCAATTAGGATAAGCACCAGGTCAGGTCCCAGAATTCTGCATAGGCAGACTCAACATCCAAAGGAAACCAGATAATGCAAGCTGGGCAAAAGTGGGCAGATATCGAAGAAAAAATATCCTGAAGGGACACGCCTAAAAATGGAAACTTCTAACATTTAGTCTGCATTAAAAATTGCAGGCTAGATTGTAGAATGTTCTAATCAAATTACACCATGAGAAAACCTGAAGACCATAAGAAGTCATAGATGTCTAGACATGGTCAATAATGATTTTTCTTTCTGATCTTTTAACTATCCCTTAGCTATTTGATTTGCTTTTAATAGTTCTTTGAAAGATAAATCTAGCCTTCTCTGTTTCATAATCTTTGCCTTCACCTgttaacttaatttttatttatccaGCTCCCATATATGGCCTATCATCAGTCTTGcttgctctctcgctctctctttggCAAGCTGCCGGAGAAAGAGCTGGGGAGGAGAGTCAAATGTCGCAAGAGCAAGTATAGGTGGAGGGAAACTGGCTGGGACAAAATTCAGACTATATTGCAACATTCTTACTTATTCTCTATATTTTACCCATTACCCCAACCTCTCTGTTTTGTTTTAGGTTCTCTTTATGAGATCACGAGCAGAGAAGGTAGTGTTTAAGCACACACTACTGTGCAACCCTCTAGAGTTGTCTAGGTGTGCAGCCAACTGCCTCCTCAGCGATATTTCTGTCTCTTCCTGGTCTTCCCTCTTTACTTGCAGCATTTTTCCCCTGGGATTTTAAGCACACTTCCTGTAATCTTCAGAATAAAATGCActaaataatttcatatatagtCAATTACAGCACACTGGGAAAAAATTACTAACCTTCATGTTGtgccaaacctttatgacttttttttcttctgtggaacataagacACTATTTTTAATATAAGGTCAACAATTTCAGTATATGGCCAAAAAAGCTGAAtgatcttcaaaatatctccacttgtgttccacagaataaagtcaGTCATACAAATTTCAAATGACATGAGCATGAAAgcaaagaattttcatttttgaatgaaccaACCATTTAAGGATAAAAGAACACATACATACTGGAAACACACTCCAGATCAATAAATCAATGCTTCCACCAATCACTTCTAACATATTTTTGTTCTCCATTTATTACTGAGCGACAAAAGAAAAGCATGGAAATTAAGCAATATTGACTaaaccatttttttaagtttagatcAATTATAGCAAAACTGAAAATCAAACCACCCCCCTAGTTTGTCTATTTTCTTATACCATAGACATCTTATTTCCTCCATATGTCTGATTCTCAGTACTAGAAACACACCTCTACAACCATCTTCTTGCCATTTCATCCTACGCTGTTCAACACCAGTGGCTTGCGATGTTGGGGGAGGCACAGGTACAGACTACTGTTCCCCTTGTGGGGCACAGGCAGAAGTGTGTGAGGCAGTCGAGGTTCACATGATAGAGTGGATGGAGCTTTGTGAGCAGGAAGTCGACTGTGAGCTCCGCTCTTGGTAAGGTTTCTATTAAAGGTAGCTGCATCCAGGACAGAGCGAGGAGACAAATCTGacctggaagaagaaaaaaaaagggttatCAATAACAGAGGAAAATGGCAAGAAAAAGCACAAGACTCTCAGACTAGTTTTAATACACTGCATGCACATACTAGTGCTCTGAAGTCTATTAACTTCTCGCCTTATCTCTATGCTGACCATCCACTTAGCTCATATATTACTTTGTCAATAGAAAACACATTTGGTGGGTCCTCTGAGACTAAAGCTCTTCATTCCATAGCATAAGGAAATGCCTTTGCATATTCCATACCATTGCTGTGTCAGTAAAAGAGCTAAAACACAGGAAGAAGGTTTAAGTGCTCTTAAAACAATCTCACCAGGCCAGAAGGTGAGATGAGCGATGCTTCACTAAATCATTTCAATAAAGCCTACAGCAAGCCAACATGAAAAACAAAGCATCTGTCTAATGCTGCAAATTCAAAGCTGGATGAACCTAAGCTAATcaaaaagggatagttcattcaaaaatgtaaattctgtcatcatttattgccgtcatgttgttctaaacttaTGACTTTCTTCTagtatggaacataaaagaagaatgTTTTAACAGGCTGTGTTTACAGAATGAAAGAGGATGGGGCCCAACACAATACTGTatgcacaaataataaaaaaatttagttcAATGAAGAAAGAACATCATGCAGGTTGGGAATGATAGgagtaaattaaataatgatctttttttaactattttttacatCATCTCAAAAAATGGTTTGCAATCAGTTCTAAACCCTAAACATACTGTTGTTAAAGTGTCCGTTTGCAAAGACATTTTATAGATTTGTTGGATTCTGTGTAGTGTGTGTTACATGCACTAGAATTCTAAATAATCAAGCAATGCAAGATATACATTCTGCTGCTATACACAGTTAAAAGTCAGGAACTACTTGGAGCTGCACATATTTCACTATAGGCCATTCAGATTTACATCACCCCTGATGTTCTGGTGCTTTCTTGAACAAAAAGCCTAACAAAATGCTTTGCTCTAATGGCATCTAGAAGTAGATTGCTCAAATTATACATTACCTTCGACTTACATCTTGGGACGGAATCACGTCAGTAAACCCTTTGATCTCCCTCATCACTTTTTAGAATCCACCACTGCTGACCTCAGATCTCAGAATTCACATTTAACCCATCAGTGTATTCGCAGCGCCCTCTGGTGGTGGAGAGTTACCCTTTTAAAGTACTTGAAGTCGGCCGTGGTTGTACGGTAACGTTACTGGTTCTTGCACAAACGCCATTTGAGCCGTTTCGAGCTTTCTGTTCAGTGCCTGAGAAGTGCGAGTCATTCCATCAGCCTAGAAGCTCCGGTGGAGAATGGAGATAAAACTATAGTCAGTGGAGCGCTACTGAATCCTCATGGCTAGAGCCATCCATTAAGATACTTTACTTGaattagcatttatatatatatatatatatatatatatatatatatatatatatatatatatatatatatatacacatatacccCCCCCctttgattaataaatgattcGTAAAGATGTGTGAATAGGGTAAATTCAGGTCTTTCGGTACACTTTTTTGCCATAGATTACTCCTCATAACGGTACAaatcattaataaatgtttatgatGTAATGTACCGTTTACAGCCTGTTCCATgtcattttcattgtaattttctcacatttttattttttttctaaagaaaaggATGGACAAGTAGACATCTTTCCTGAGCCTCTTTATCTCAACTGCATAATGCTAAAGTGTTCAGCCGGAGGTTCATGTGCTGCAAACTGACCCGTCCTGCATTTTACTGATAAGATAAGAGACCACTCTCACTGTTGGCCAGTCTCTGAGCTGCAGAGGATCGAACAGACACATATGAATGATATACAAAAAGGCAGTAAGTTCCAAATACCTAGCAAAATCTCcaaagacactcacacacacctcaccCTCTGGGCCAGCTCGCTGAGGAAGTGTGTGGTCTAGTGCCCAGGGGCTTTAAAGAGGATTTCATTGTACAGAGATCCGTTCAGTGACATTCATGCTCAATATGTGAGGTGAGAGAGAAGTGAGCAGAGGCAGGACCTTTGTTCTGACACTGGAGGAAGAGGGGCATTCTTGGTTGGCAACCAAGTTTTGAGGTTTCTCGCGTCTACCTTACCTTGCAAGTTTTAAAGTAAAAACGGAAAAGGCTGCCGATGCGTATCCAATGGTTGTGCTGGTTTGGACATTTCGTCCCTGGTTTGCTTCATACACTCCCTCGCAAAATATTTTGTCAAAGCTTTGCTGATCATGTTAAATGTTTACAATCGGTGGGCATAAATGAACTCACAAGACTATTCAATTAATTGTTGGttttaatgcatgaataaatgtattaataaactcAAAAATTCAAGCATTGAACACAGGCACTATGGCTGGCAGCACAAAGCCACTCATAGTGACGACCCTATTTGAGTATGGCATGCTTTGTACAGAGCGATTTGTTCATTCAGGAAGTGTCTTCTGCAATTACAGTGTTTGTGTCTCCTGATGTAGCTCACACAGAGCAGAACACGTAATACAAGAATACTTACAGAACTGGGATGCATAGCTTTAACTCTGTTGTCAATGCATGTTGTCTGAAAACACAGGCTCGATTCgggaatgaatgaataatattctAAGTAGGAGCCATCATGCCATTCAGTTCAGCAATAATCCTACGGAAAAAGACAAAGTCTTAGAAGTACACACACAGTGTATTTGCACTAGCCAACCCATTTTTAAAGTTCTCTTCTGTgctaacagacacacacaacccCCGAGAACATCACAGGGTGCAGGGTCCACATAAGAACACAGATGCACTATACGGTCTCTCCCATTACATGGCCAGGGAAAATAGTACATTTGAGGTCTACAGGTTTTGAGATAGTTCCACTAACATAAATAGCTAAGGGTAGTCTACAGTGATCTCCTCTGGGTCTTCTGTCATCCTATAGGAGCAGAGAGGATGGGAGAATGGATCGTATGGTCGATCAGAGGTTGAGACTGGTCAACCCCTGGAGTCCAAAGACCTGTCGGTGAAAAGACAACAGACAAAATTTTAAAACACAGATTACTAACGCATTCAGTAGAATATTGCATATttcattaaagacatttaaagggatagttcacccaaaaatgaaaatgatgtcattaattactcaccctcatatcattcaaacccgtaagaccttcgttttTCTCcgttaaaaacatattttgatgaaatccgagagctttctgacccacCATAGACAGCCATTCAGCTACTACATTCAAGGCTCAGAAATGTAGAAAGGACATTGAtataatagtccatgtgacatcagtggttcaactgtaatttaatgaagctacgagaatactttaaCTATAAACTTTAATCTACactttcttctcttccatgtcagtcgGCACACGTTCACGAGAGTACCATGATGTATAAGTGCACTTTGTCGTAGCTTCATAActttacagttgaaccactggtgtcacatggactattataTCTATGTCTTACTGCGTTTCTGGGCCATAAaatgtttcagttgtgttgctgtctatggagggtcagaaagctctcggatttcatcaaaaatatcttttgaTTTGTGTTCAAAAGATAAACTAAGGTCTtagaggtttggaacgacatgagggttgagtaaatcatgacagaattttctttttttggtgaactatccctttaacatgaagattacaattttatttgattaattttaacaGTCCGTTGTACAAACGGTCTACTGTATTAAACACAGAATAGATGTGGTgagatacactaccattcagaaagATCTGAAGGAAATGAGtgcttattcagcaaggatatattGAACAAAACTAAAATGTCTTCTGATTAATGATGGGCTGAGAGAGATGATGAGAAAAGGAAAGAACAACAGAGAAAAGGAATGAAAGGAAAAGAACTTAAGTGGCACACTCACGAGTAGCTGGTATGTTGCTGGCGTCTCCTGGCACTTCTCATCTTCTCAAATCTGGCTTCCATCTCTTCGAGGACCTTAGGGGTGTAACGCACCACCAGCTTCACCGAACCCTGCGCAGCCTTTAGCAGCTCTACAGCTTTCTCATGATGTTCTCCCTCCACACTCTACACACAATGAAGGAATAAAGGACGTTTTGGCATCTGTTATTCTGGCTAAACACAGCTCTGCTCAAAGCAATGTCATGGTCACAGACAGAAATCTAAATCGTAAAGTCCCCACATACCACTCCATTAACAGAGAGCAGCTGGTCTCCTCTCTTCAGACCACCCTGTCGGTCAGCAACACCCCCTGGGATGACCCTGGAGATGTAGATGGGAGAGTTTTGTTCCTTTCCACCCATGATGTTGAACCCGAGCCCCTCGTCTGTTTTAGGGAGTTCGACCACTCTTGGGTGTGCATGGCCTTCACTGGCTGCGAACGCTGCAACTGTGGCCTGGAAAAAAACAACGAAGTGTCTTCTTCAGTATATAATTATTCTCGATCAATATAGTTGCAATTTGTTTGGTGAAAAGTTACCTTTGCAGTGGCTTGTGCTCGGACCTCTGGCCCACCTACAATGTCCAGTGTATCATAAAGCTGCTCATAGAccttaaaaaagggaaaaaatgttTGTACTTTACAGTTAGTTAGGTAAGATTAACACATTAAGATTTATCACATTACACAATGCTTGGCAGATCATTGATTAATATACATTCAAATGCCATAAAACTTTGACTCATATTTTCAAGTGCATACATAACTCAGTTAACATAAACTGCTGATGtcttttaacaatataaaattgttcattgttgACTTCATATGAAATGATAATGTACAATCTGTTGGTTATTATTGCTAAATAAAGCCCTGTAGTATCACACAAGAACTTGCGCTAtgggtttattttgtgacaaTGAATGTGAATGTCCATTATCTTGCTTATTACACAGCAGTTGATTaccaaatacatatataaaataaatgggcATGATATGTTGATTTTAGTGAAAATAATTTATATGCATTCTATATAAGAGGAAAGATACCTAATCCTATATTTAAGCTCTCATACAAAAACCAAGTGTGTAGTTTTATCAGTCAATCCTATGTAAGCTTTGTGAAGTAGAAGGCACATTTTAGTGGAATAAATCAAAGTAGACATACTGATCAAAATCTTGTCTTTCCTATAATATGTTATCTCTCAGCTACGCAAAAGAGCAGGGCATCTGAAGGACATGTGAAAGCTGAATGAGTCTGACAAGAATATCTGTGCAAGTTGTGAACAGACTGGACTCTGCCATTGAAACCCATTACTACAAATCAAGGAGTGAGTTATGGAGACTGAAGTGAGATGCTGTCTCAAGAGACAAGAAAGTGAGtcatccaggaggaacagtgcaGCACAATTCACTCTACGAGAAAAGACCAAACACGTGCGGAGGAGGCAGACGACAAGTGCTGTCTGATGTGCTGACACATTTCACTTCAAACCTTAATTTTTTTACCTAGCTATTTATGTTCCATTGGTGTTCTGTACaagtacaagaaaaaaaaaacgaattagtatttattttttttaaatgaatgcaattTGTTCCTAATGAACAGATTCCAGCAAACAGTTTAAACAGAAGCAAAGTCCCAGTCAAGAGTCCTTTGTGTTTAAAGGGCTGTGGCAACCTTTACCTCTCGGATGGCAGCACAGAACTTGCTCTGTAAAACTCTCTGTAGAGCCTGGAGTTTGGGAGGAGGAAGTTCACCGCTTCTCTGAAGCCTGTCCAGCAATTCTATCACTCGGCAAACATCTGgcagaaaataaaacatcacagaaatatacacttaaaaaaattgagAGTATGGACCGATGGACGAATGGATGGATAGgttagtagatagatagatgatagacagataaatagatgaATGGACGTACGAATTTTTTTTTGAaggcaaattgttttttttaattacggttttatttttaaatactttcctTGAAAAAGTATCAAAATTACATTTGTCTAATTCAATAAAGTAGATCATCTGGTTTTCTCAAGCCAAATAAAAGGGACTCCGTAATATTATCAGCAGCGCTGCCGATGAAGAAATCTAAAGTAGgacaaaataacagaaaaatagGCAATGCATTTCGAGCGTAATACAAATACAAGCACTCTCTACTGGGGAAATCCATTCACTCACATCGTGGGCACTCAGTGCTCGTGAAGACACAAAAACAACCTGTCAGCTCATTGGTAAGGCTATATCTGCCAGAGTATTTCCTAACAGCACTCGCGTCTTCTGGCACAGAATTAAGTAAATTAACGTTACCCCTTTCCAAGCAGAGCGGTTCCGTCAACGCCGCCATGTCCAGCTCTTTCCCCGTGTGATAATACGAGGACATCATGAAGACCCGTCTGCTGCAGTGCTGGACTGAACCGCTTTCAACCTCCTTTAACCAGAGGCAGAAGTGTAATATAGAAGATATAGGTTTGAagttgaaggtttttttttttttttcaaatcaatcGCTTTCAGCAGGTTCGCAGTGAAAGAGCAGCTATGGTGGGTGGCGAGATGCGCGAGCCGCTTACTGAATGACGCAATCCAGTACGTCAGAGGCGCGAGCTCAATCAAAGACTGTCACCTCGCTGTTACAAACTAGTGGTGTATCTATCGTTTATAAGTAAAGACTTCAGAAATAATAAGTGATCAAGACAATTTGGCAATAAAAAGTGTTTATTCAAGAATGAAAAGCATAACCAATAAGACCAGAGTTAcaagctcaaaaaaaaataaaaaaaacctaagaGCGATTTTTCTGAACCCATTGCAGACATTCCCATTTAAACAAATTTGTGTCCATGTTTGCTGCCTTGGTTACTTCAGTAAAATTAGGGGTCACTGTACAATTTGCAAACGATCCATATATTGaaccaaatataaaacaaaatgtacaagacaaaatatagaaaaaaaaagttacagaaaaATGGGGGCAGATATAAATGTATCATTATACGAATAACGTTTAAAACCATCAGGCAAATAACTCCTGTAATCAACAAACATCTATGAAAATGGACATACCTGTACTAAACAACCCCTATCATCTGACAGTTACCCATCTCTTACAAAATAAACTACATCGTAATAAAACAGTGCCTTGATAAAGAATTGATGTCAGAATGTTTCATAAGGCTGGTTATTTAGTGAAGTTTAGGCAAACAAAGccccacaaataaaataatagggctcaaaaaaaaaaaaaaaaaaaaaataggctcacAGTTCCaactacattatttttttttattttaacaaaaggaTGCTTCTGACCAGGGAGACACTAAGATCTCTCTGTGATAGCTGTTGGTATGGTAGTACAGTATAATACTTACACACTGTGGACATAGTGCAAGCAAACGGTGGAGGCATTAAATAATGGTTGAGGATATTTGTGAATCCAATCAACATTACAACGGTACGACCTCTGATGATTCACACAATGGTGGCACGTTTAGTATTCATCACCCTGGGGCTCCATCTTGTATCCATTCTCATTGGAGGCATAGCCCTCTCCTGACTGCATTGAATCCTGATCCATCATCCTCATCCCATCCTGTGAACCTTCTTCTGACTGTGGCGGCAGCTGATCTTCACCCTCTTCACCTCTGTTACCCAAACCCTCCTGATCTCCTGAGGAAGACACGTGTCTGTCTTCCCTACGGTCCCCACGGTCCCGATCGCCCCGGTCCCGCTTGTGCTCACGATCTCTATCCCTGTCTCGCCTTCTTTCCCGATCTCTGTCTCTATCTTTATCTCTGTGGCTGCGCTTCCTGTCACGGTCTCTCTCCCTGTCTTTTTCTCGATCCCgtcctctctcctctccttcaGGCCCTCCATCCTCCCCTCGTCCTGGCTCACCACCCAAGGCGTCCTCCATACCCCTATCTCCTCCTTCGGGCATCATGCCATCACCTAGCCCTCCCATGCCTTCCTCTCCTCCATCCACACCCTTCCCTCTCTCACGGTCTCTCTTTCTATCCCTGCTCCTGCTTCTCTTCTTGcggtctctttctctgtctcggTCTTTACTCTTCTCTCGGCTGT is from Carassius auratus strain Wakin chromosome 28, ASM336829v1, whole genome shotgun sequence and encodes:
- the LOC113047207 gene encoding protein lin-7 homolog B — protein: MMSSYYHTGKELDMAALTEPLCLERDVCRVIELLDRLQRSGELPPPKLQALQRVLQSKFCAAIREVYEQLYDTLDIVGGPEVRAQATAKATVAAFAASEGHAHPRVVELPKTDEGLGFNIMGGKEQNSPIYISRVIPGGVADRQGGLKRGDQLLSVNGVSVEGEHHEKAVELLKAAQGSVKLVVRYTPKVLEEMEARFEKMRSARRRQQHTSYSSLDSRG